The Pyxidicoccus sp. MSG2 DNA segment ATTGTCATGGGAGCGCTGCTGTGCCTCCTGGCTTCACCCGCGCGCGCCCAGGACGTCGCTCCCGGAGGGATGCTCGGGCTGCCGCTCGTCGTCCGCTCGGGCGGCTGGGCCCGCTACGTGGCGGAGTCCTCGGACGGCCCCACGCAGTTCGTGGTCAAGGTCGGTGCGCCCGGGAAGCACGGCGGCCGGAGCGGCCGGTGGCTCCTCCTCGAAATCGAGGTGCCCTCCACGGGCCGCGTCGCCCTGCACTTCCTCGTCGAGGGAGAGCGCTTCACGGCCGACAAGGTGCTCCTGCTGCGGGTGCTGGTGCCCGGCCAGACGCCGCGCGAGTCCTCGGACGCCTTCGCCGACGCGAAGAAGCCGCCACGTCAGCCTCGCGTGCTCCGGAGAGGCACGGAGACGGTCGCTGGCCGGAAGCTCGAGGTGACGGAGTACTCCTATCCGGAAGGGCTCACCGCGGAGTGGTCTCCCTCGGTGCCCGCGCTGGGACTGGTCCGGGTCTCCGGGCCCCAGCCCTTCCAGCTCGTCGCCTTCGGCACCGGGGGCGACCCCTGGAGGGGCGCGGCGACGCCCTGAGCGTCAGGGGCGCCCCGGGCGCGAGGCGAGTCCCACCTGGAGGAGCGTCCCGCGCACGGTGCCCGCATCCGCGTCCGCGAGCCGGGCCTCCAGGCGCAGCACCATGCCGCGCCCCGCATGGAGGAGCACGCGAGGCGGCTCGCCCTCCTGCTTGCGCAGGCTGAACCACTCCAGCTCGGAGAACCGCGTCCGCCGGCCCAGCGGGTCGATGAAGCTGTCACCGCCCAGGAAGAGGGCGGGCACGACGCGCAGGCCGATGCCGCCAAGCCACGCCGCCAGCCCCAGACAGAACGTCCCCAGGGCGGGCCGCCCCTCCGTGTAGAGGAGGTGGAGCCCCAGCAGCCCCAGCACGCCCATCGCCATGAGCACCTGCACATAGGTGCCGACGCGCGCATGGGCATCGAGGACTCGCAGCACGCGGGCCCGGGACAGCATCCACGCGCCATGGAGGGACAGGAGCGCGAGCCCCACCGCCGCCACGGCCACGCCCAGGTCAATCATCCCCCGGCGCCCGCCCAGCGCCTGCGACTCCCGGACGAGCCCCGCCGCGCAGCCGCCGAAGAACACCAGCGCCAGCACGTGGAAGCCGACAGCGAAGCGGGGGAACGCGGGAGTCCTCATGCGGAGCCGTGAGCGCATCACACCGCGGGCCTGGAGAGGCGCGGAATGTGTCGGCTCCCGTCGGGTAGCCGACCTGGCAGGCGCCAGCCCTGCTTCCCCCCCTGCCCACGGACGGACGGCGCCGGGGCACCCCTACATGGCGGGCCTGCCTGCCCGTCATCAACCTTCCCAGACGGATGTCCCGCGGTGAGGGGGCCTGCGTCCGGGGGAGTGTGAGTCCCATGTGGAGTCCTTCGTTCCGCAGAGCGAAACGCACGCCCTGGCGGCCGCGAGGTCCGCGCGCGGGAGTGCTGGGCCCCAGGACGGCGGCGGTGACCTTCGCGCTGCTGGAGGTCCTGTCCCTGCGGCGCGCGCCAGGTGGCGGAGCGACGCGCGCCCGCGTGAATCGCGGCCTGGCCTTCGCCGCCCTCGGAGGCGCGACGCTGCGGCTGCTGAAGGCCCGCCTGGAGAAGCACCTGGGCCAGGGGAGTCGACGGGCCCACCGCTGGGGCTCTCGCACGGAGACCCTGCGGGAGCCGGTCGAGACGGCGCTCACCGTGGCGCTGCTCGGCGCGCTGGCGCTGCCACTCATGGTGGAGCAGGAGCCGAAGGCGCCGACCGGAAGGAAGCCGGTACCTCCGCGTGGGACGGAGACGGCGTCCGCGCGCTCGGTAGATGACGGTGAGGAGGACGGGGACGACCTGGGCCTCAATGGGGCCATCGCGTCCTGGTAGCGCTCCTGTTAACACCGGGGGCATGACCGCGCCTCGCCCCAACCCGCTGCTGTCGGACCGCGACGTGGACTTCCAGCTCTATGAGGTGCTGGACGCCGCGTCCCTCTGCGCGCTGCCTGCCTTCTCCGAGCACTCGCGCGACACCTTCACCCTGCTGCTGGACAGCACCCGCCGCTTCGCCCGCGAGGTGCTCTACCCCACCTACCGCCCCATGGACGCGGAGCCGCCGGTGTTCAAGGACGGCCGCGTCCACGTCCATCCGCTGATGCGCAAGCTCTACCCACAGATGGTGGAGCTGGGCCTGCTCACCGCCACGCGGCCACCGGAGGTCGGCGGTCAGCAACTGCCGCTCACCGTGCACGCGGTGTCCAGCGCGTACCTCATGGCGGCCAACCTGAGCGCCTTCGCGTACGTGGGGCTGACGCTGGGCGCGGCGCACCTGCTGGAGGTGTTCGGCTCGCCCGAGGTGCAGGAGATGTTCATGGCGCCCCTGTACCGGGGCGAGTGGACGGGCACCATGGCCCTCACCGAGCCGCAGGCGGGCAGCAGCCTCGCGGACGTGAGGACGCGCGCCACGCCCGCGCCGGACGGCACCTGGCGCATCCAGGGCTCGAAAATCTTCATCAGCGGCGGCGACCAGGACTTCACCCAGAACGTCGTCCACCTCACGCTGGCGCGCACCGAGGGCGCCGAGACGGGCGTGAAGGGCATCTCCCTCTTCGCGGTGCCGGCGCGGCGGCTCGAGGGCGGGAAGCTGGTGGACAACGACGTCCGCGTGGCGGGCGTCATCCACAAGATTGGCTGGAAGGGCATCCCCAGCCTCGCGCTCAACTACGGCGAGGAAGGCGACTGCCACGGCTGGATGGTGGGCCCGCCCGGGCGCGGGCTGGCGTGCATGTTCCAGATGATGAACGAGGCCCGCATCATGGTGGGCATGAACGGGGTGGCCACCGCGCTGGTGGCCTACCACGAGGCGGTGGCCTACGCGCGCGAGCGCCCGCAGGGCCGTCCCGCCGGCATCCGCGACGCCACGCGCCCGCAGTCGCCCATCATCGAGCACGCGGACGTGCGGCGCATGCTGCTGCGGCAGAAGGCGATTGTAGAGGGCGGCCTCTCGCTGCTGCTCGCCGCGTCGTACCAGGCGGACGTGGCGCTGCACGGGACGGACGAGGACTCGCGCAAGCGCGCGCAGCTGCTGGTAGACCTGCTGACGCCGGTGGCGAAGACCTTCCCCGCGGAGCGGGGCTTCGAGGCCAACGCGCTCGCGGTGCAGGTGCACGGCGGCTACGGCTACTCCAGCGAGTACCCGCCGGAGGCGTGGCTGAGGGACCAGAAGCTCAACAGCATCCACGAGGGCACCACCGGC contains these protein-coding regions:
- a CDS encoding acyl-CoA dehydrogenase, encoding MTAPRPNPLLSDRDVDFQLYEVLDAASLCALPAFSEHSRDTFTLLLDSTRRFAREVLYPTYRPMDAEPPVFKDGRVHVHPLMRKLYPQMVELGLLTATRPPEVGGQQLPLTVHAVSSAYLMAANLSAFAYVGLTLGAAHLLEVFGSPEVQEMFMAPLYRGEWTGTMALTEPQAGSSLADVRTRATPAPDGTWRIQGSKIFISGGDQDFTQNVVHLTLARTEGAETGVKGISLFAVPARRLEGGKLVDNDVRVAGVIHKIGWKGIPSLALNYGEEGDCHGWMVGPPGRGLACMFQMMNEARIMVGMNGVATALVAYHEAVAYARERPQGRPAGIRDATRPQSPIIEHADVRRMLLRQKAIVEGGLSLLLAASYQADVALHGTDEDSRKRAQLLVDLLTPVAKTFPAERGFEANALAVQVHGGYGYSSEYPPEAWLRDQKLNSIHEGTTGIQGLDLLGRKVVAGGGAALQSFSEEVAATVARARKAGVEAAWCDALEAALGEVAEVVGALGARGMSGEVELMLRHSADFLDLFSVLAVAWRWLAQAAAAKEGLARGGDGDFYEGKLAAAQYWFAVELPRVPLLASLCRTGEDSYARMRPEWF